One part of the Lotus japonicus ecotype B-129 chromosome 2, LjGifu_v1.2 genome encodes these proteins:
- the LOC130736524 gene encoding zinc finger BED domain-containing protein RICESLEEPER 2-like: MDPPPPETPIEAASERVAAPPVNTTALEGGGNGGSLPANQNQPPDATEAATEVPADAAVIYLLPKKRKPNASGPRRTSSIWEHFTELSKDEVSDPTASCNYCGKRYLCDSKTHGTTNLWTHLKTCPKYPYAITADSSQTVLTFPPGKSGDLTAASLRFNAEACRRALAMFVILDEHPFRIVEGAGFKHLMNLLSPLDLQFTVPSRFTVTRDCFQLYLDEKVRLRAFFRSNCNRVSLTTDCWTSIQNLSYLTITAHFIDNEWKYQKRIISFSVVPNHKGETIGRHVEEVLREWGLRKVSTITVDNASSNDVALTYLKKRVKNMNGLVLDGEYFHMRCSAHILNLVVNDGLKDLNSSISGIRDAIRFMRSSSQRHAKFKECIEFSNISSKKLVCLDVPTRWNSTFMMLEAAEKFQVAFEKLEYEDAKYVEYFGADGPPTAVDWKCSRVFVKFLRIFYEATKIFSASLHVTIHSPFHQLALIHCELKESCLSSNSLLRKMGMEMKLKYDKYWGKVAGMNKLLYFGVIFDPRYKFSYVEWSFQ; encoded by the coding sequence ATGGACCCCCCACCACCTGAAACACCTATTGAAGCTGCTAGTGAAAGGGTTGCTGCACCTCCAGTCAATACTACTGCATTAGAAGGAGGTGGTAATGGAGGAAGTCTGCCTGCTAATCAAAACCAGCCACCAGATGCTACTGAAGCAGCTACTGAAGTTCCTGCTGATGCTGCAGTGATTTACCTTCTACCTAAAAAGCGGAAGCCAAATGCAAGTGGACCTCGAAGAACATCATCTATTTGGGAACACTTCACTGAATTATCTAAAGATGAGGTCAGTGACCCTACTGCATCTTGCAACTACTGTGGTAAGAGGTACTTATGTGATAGCAAAACTCATGGCACCACAAATTTGTGGACACACTTGAAAACTTGTCCGAAATATCCATATGCAATCACTGCTGACTCTTCCCAAACTGTCCTAACATTTCCTCCTGGTAAAAGCGGAGACCTAACTGCAGCAAGCCTTAGATTTAATGCGGAAGCATGTAGGAGGGCTCTTGCTATGTTTGTTATTCTAGATGAACACCCTTTTAGGATAGTTGAGGGAGCTGGTTTTAAACATCTCATGAATTTACTGTCCCCTCTAGATTTACAATTTACTGTCCCCTCTAGATTTACTGTCACTAGGGATTGTTTCCAGCTGTACCTAGATGAAAAGGTGAGGTTGAGAGCCTTTTTTAGATCCAACTGCAATAGGGTCTCACTCACTACAGATTGTTGGACCTCTATTCAAAACCTCAGTTATCTAACTATCACTGCTCACTTTATAGATAATGAGTGGAAGTACCAAAAAAGAATTATTAGTTTTTCTGTAGTTCCAAACCATAAAGGTGAAACCATTGGTAGACATGTAGAGGAGGTATTGAGGGAATGGGGACTAAGGAAGGTGTCTACAATAACTGTTGATAACGCATCATCCAATGATGTGGCCCTAACTTATCTGAAAAAGAGAGTGAAGAATATGAATGGGTTGGTGTTAGATGGGGAGTACTTTCACATGAGATGTTCTGCCCACATCTTGAATCTGGTTGTTAATGATGGCTTGAAAGACCTAAACAGTTCTATTTCTGGAATTAGAGATGCTATTAGGTTTATGAGGTCTTCCTCTCAAAGACATGCTAAGTTCAAAGAGTGTattgaattttcaaatatttcttCAAAAAAATTAGTATGTCTTGATGTTCCTACTCGATGGAACTCCACTTTCATGATGTTAGAAGCAGCTGAGAAATTTCAAGTAGCTTTTGAGAAACTTGAATATGAAGATGCAaaatatgttgaatattttggTGCTGATGGCCCTCCTACTGCTGTGGATTGGAAGTGTTCAAGGGTGTTTGTTAAATTTCTTAGAATTTTCTATGAGGcaacaaaaatattttctgCATCATTGCATGTGACTATACATTCTCCTTTTCATCAACTGGCTTTAATTCACTGTGAGCTTAAAGAGTCTTGTCTGAGCTCTAACTCTCTTTTGAGAAAGATGGGTATGGAGATGAAGCTAAAATATGACAAGTATTGGGGAAAAGTTGCTGGCATGAATAAACTGTTGTACTTTGGGGTTATCTTTGACCCTCGTTACAAGTTCAGCTATGTAGAATGGTCTTTTCAATAA